TTCGGTTGGCCAAACAGCTTGAGGAAAAGGAACCCTAGTGTGCCAGCCGTCAACGACGCCAATAGTATAGCCATCTTCGAATCGTTGATCAGGTCGGCCGAGCCGGTAAACGCAAGATTCGTGATGAAGATCGACATCGTGAACCCTATCCCTCCAAGCATACCCGCACCGAAAACATGCTTCCAGTTGAGGTCGAGCGGAAGCTTGCAAAGCCCTATCATAACAGCAATGAAGGCGAGAAGCGTTATCCCGAATGGCTTGCCGGTGACGAGCCCGAGGATGATCCCAAGGCTATTCGGAGAGGTCAGGTCGCTTGCCCAATCCGCAGTTAAAACGATGCCTGTATTTGCCAAGGCAAAGATCGGAAGTATGAAGAAGACGACCGGCTTGTGAAGCGCGTGTTCGAGCCGGTAAGAAGGCGAATCGGCGTCATCCCTCTTGTGCGTAAAGGGAATCGTGAAGGCGAGAAGGACGCCGGCGATGGTCGCGTGTACGCCGGACTTTAGCATAAAGAGCCAAGCGACTGCGCCGAGGATAAGATACGGGATGAGGGACATCATGCCAAGGCGGTTGATAACGACGAGCAATCCGAGAACTCCGAGCGAAGCTGCCAAGTATCCGACCGAAAGCTCAGACGTGTAAAACACCGCGATCACAATAACAGCGATCAGGTCGTCAATGACCGCCAGGGCGACCAGAAATACCTTAAGCGAAGCCGGAACACGCGAACCGAGCAGGGCGAGCACGCCGATGGCGAAAGCGATGTCGGTCGCCATCGGGATGCCGATACCGGCCTGTGTCGGGAGCCCCGAGTTGAAGCCAAAGTGGATAAGGGCGGGAACCGCGACACCGCCGATGGCAGCAAAGATCGGCAATAAAGCACTCCTAAAGTCCGATAGCTCGCCGGCATATATCTCTCGTTCGAGTTCTAGGCCAATCATCAAAAAAAAGATCGCCATCAGGCCGTCATTGACCCAATGTTCAACGCTCAACGGCCCGAGATAGCCTTGCCAAAATTGAAGATAGGAAGGTCCAAATGCGGTGTTCGCAACAGTAAGCGAGATGAGCGTGCAGATGATAAGGATGATCGCACCGGCCCGCTCGTTCTCGAAAAAATCTTTGAAAGCTTCTGTGAGTCTTACACTTCGTTTCTTGACCATTGGCTAGATTTTATCCAACAAACGCCGGAGAGAAAATCGCGATCTGCCGATTTTTCGGGGAGATACAAGCGTCGGATTTTGAAAATCAGTGCAAATTAAATGCTTCGGAGCCGCGGATGATCAACTTGAAAGGCGGTAAACGGCTCCGGCGGGACCCACTGCCCAGACCGCACGGGGGCCTTTGGAGGCGACGGAATTGAGGTTCTCATCGCCTATCTTTTTCCACTTTGCACCTCGGTCGCGCGAGATGTCGGTGCCGTTGGTGCCGACTGCGATGATCGTTGTGCTATCGATATAAGCAACGGCCGAACGATATCCGGAGAGCCCTTCGCCAGAGTACCAGGTCTTGCCGCCGTCGCGAGTAAATGCGAGGTTATACGTGGCTTCAGTCGGCTTTTCGTAGTTGCCGCCGACCGCTGTTCCGTGGAGCTCATTGCGAAAGGCGACGGAGAAAATTCCGCCGCCCGGGGAGCCTCTGGTTATCGGCGTATCGGCGACGAACCATGAGAGTCCGCGGTCGTTCGAGCGAAAAACGCGAGCATCGCTGCCACCGGTCGCGAGAAATACGTCCGTTTTGCCATTGACGATGAGGCAGGTGCCGCTCGCCGCAAAAGCGGCCTCGCCGGCCTTTGCCCGCGGCATCTTGTCGGGCCCAGTGAAGGTCCAATTCTTCCCGCCGTCTTTTGTAACGATCAATTGATAAAATTCATTGACCGGATCGCTCATTGCTATGCAGTTATTCCGGTCCCAGCAAGCGATCGCATCGTAGAATGCCTTCTCGTCCTTGTTCGTGAATTGTAGTTCCCATGTCTTGCCCCCGTCTGTTGTCTTGTATATCCGCGAGGCATCGCCGTTGCCGATGCTGAGGATGTATGCTGTATTCGCGTCAAACGCCTCGATGTCGCGGAAGTCGAGTTTTTCGGCACCGGGCACAGTCATAACTGTCCACGTTTTGCCGCCGTCAATTGTCTTGATCACGGTGCCGCCAGTGCCGCTTGCCCAGACGATCTTTTCATTTACGACCGAAAGCCCACGGAACGAGGCCGTCGTATTGACCGACTGTTTTATCCACTGTGCTTCTGCGGTCATGGCCAGCGCGAGAATGCACAGTCCCAAAAATAATCGCAACATATTATTGATTCTCCTTTCGCCAACGCGAACAAAGGTCGCGACACGCATATTTCCACTCGGGGAACTCGAATGTAAAGCCGGAATCCGTCATCAATTTGGGAACGACGCGGCGGCTCTTTAAAATAAGCTCGGTTTCGGTTCGCATCAAGAATGCCCCGAGGGCGAGCTGCCACTCGAAGGCCGGAAGCCCGAACCGTGTTCCCCAGGCCTCGCGAAATATCTGCATGAACTCACGGTTTGGAAGCGGATTTGGCGATGCGATATTCACAGGCCCGGAGAATTCATCGTGTTCGATCAACCAATAGACGGCCCGAATGAAGTCAACTTCGTGTATCCACGAGATATACTGTCGGCCGCTGCCAGCCGTGCCGCCCAGGCCGAACCGGACGATGCCTAACATGGTGTCAAAGATCCCGCCACGGGCCGGCCCCATGATCATCGCGGACCGCATCAAAATCTTACGCGTGTTCGGCGTATCGGCTTGATTCGCGACTCGTTCCCAGCTCTTCGCAACGTCGATGCTGAATCTCCAGGTATCAGGGGCGTCAGGCTCGCTGCCGCCGAGAGTTCCCGTAACATCGTCGTTCGGATGGTCGAATGAATGGGCGTAGATCGTTGCCGTGCTCGATTGCAGCCACACCTTCGGTGGGGTTGAAGCCTGAGAAATCGATTCGCCGATGATACGGGTCGAATCGATCCGGGAATCCATAATAAGCCGGCGGTTCGCTTCGTTGTATCTGCAATTAACGCTTCGTCCGGCAAGGTTGATCACAACATCAGACCCATCGATCTCGTCTTTCCATGGCCCAAGCGACTTGCCGTTCCATTTTACGCTTTTCCAATTGCTCTTAGCAGGCGAACGGGCCAATACCACAACCTCGTGGCCATCTTGATGAAATGCACTTGCCAGCGCCCTTCCAACTTGTCCGCTTCCGCCTGGTATGATGATCTTCATCTCAATAGACCATTCTCACACGCACGGTTCCTTGCACGTCTTTCAAAAGCTCGAAAGCCTCCTTTGAGAGCTTTGACTCAACATCGAGAATGACGTAGCCGATCTCCGGGGACGTGTTCAGATACTGGCCGACGATGTTTATCCCGTGAGCTGATAGTCGTGAGTTTATCTCGCCGAGCACGCCCGGAATATTGCGATGGATGTGCAGGATTCGATGAGTGCCGGACTGTGGAGGTAGGTTGACCGGCGGAACGGTGTGCGAGCCCTCGCTGGTTCCGAGATCGAGATACTTTATCAGCTTGGCCGTTACATCGAGTCCGATATTCGACTGTGCTTCTTCTGTAGATCCGCCGATATGAGGCGTAAGGATGACGTTCGACAGGTTCTGCAAGATACAGTCGAAATGGTCACCGTTCTTTTCGGGCTCTTCAGGAAAGACATCTACGGCAGCGCCAATGAGTTTTCCGGAAAGAAGTGCCTTCTTCAATGCAGGCAGATCGACGACATCGCCGCGAGCATAGTTGAGAAGGATACTGCCCTTCTTCATTGCTTTGAGGGTCTCGGCGTTGATCATGTTGTGCGTCGTCGCGTCCGATGGTACATGCAGCGTGACGATGTCAGACTGTCTAAGCATCTCTTTCAAGTCACGAATCGGCTTTGCGTTGCCGTGCGGCAGTTTAGTGGCGATGTCGTGGTAGATAACGTGCATCCCCATCGCTTCTGCCATGATCGATACCTGTGAACCGATATTGCCGTAGCCGATGATGCCGAGGGTTTTTCCGCGAAGCTCAAAGCTGCCTTTCGCATCTTTCATCCACGTGCCGTCGTGAGCGGCAGCATTCTTGTCCGGGATTCTTCGAATTAACATCACACAAAGCCCGATGATAAGCTCTGCGACGGAACGAGTGTTTGCGTGCGGGGCGTTGAATACAGCGATGCCTTTTTCGGCGGCCGTCCTTAGGTCGATCTGGTTTACGCCGATGCAGAAGGCGCCTATCGCAATAAGCTTATCCGCGGCATCGAGGACGGCTTTTGTGATCCTGGCTTTTGACCTGATGCCGATCAGGTGGACGCCTTTTACTGCTTTGATCAACTCTTCTTCACTAATAGCTCCGCCGAGACGTTCTATTTGTGTGTAGCCGGCGGCCTCGAGTTCATGTACAGCAGCGTCAGAAATATTTTCAAGCAGTAGGATCTTGATCTTGGCTTTTGGATAAGATGTTTTAGTAGCGAGCATAAAAGCCCTAATTTTCTTCTTAAATGGCCACTATTTCAAGTACCGTCAATTCAGGCTGACTTAGCTAGCGATCTTACTTTCTTTAGATGTGCGACACCCCACTCAGCAAATTTGTCGAGAATCGGGCCGAGCGTCTTACCGAATTCCGTAAGCGAATATTCGACCTTAGGCGGCACCTCGCGATAGATATGCCGTTTGATGAGACCAAGCGATTCCAGTTCTCTAAGCTGTTGTGCAAGCATCTTCTCGGTGATCGAACCAAGCGAACGCCGAAGTTCGCCAAAACGCATGGTCGGAGTGTTATAGAGCTTCCACAATATCCGCCCTTTCCATTTGCCGCTAAGCATTTCGAGACTTGCCTCAACAGGGCAGAATCCTTTTGAATTATCGTCGCAGTCCTTTTTCATACTTACTATTTGGATAGTATATGCCGCTGTACGCCATACTATCATTGATACCAGAGGAGGATATTTCAATGAGCCTTAAGAATGCAAACGTGGTGAATGCGTCAAAGCCGAAGAGGGTAGCAATGGTAATAGCAAATCAGGCTATGTCCGATACGACCGGTTGGCCTGTGGGCTTTTGGTGGTCGGAACTTACCCATCCCTATTTCGAATTTACCGAGAAGGGTTATGAGGTAGAGATATTCTCGCCTGCGGGCGGCAAGTGCGTCGCGGACGCGATGAGCGACCCTCGCGACCCGAGCGGATATTCCGCCTCCGACCTTATCACGATGGGCTTTATACATACGCCCGCTCTCGCCGAACTGGTCGAAAACACAAAAAGCGTGGGCGAGATCTCGGTAGACGATTTTGACGCGATCGTCATCGCCGGCGGTCAGTCGCCGATGTTTACCTTTGAGGCGGATGAAACCCTTTGCAGCAAGTTCGTCGAATTTTATGAAGCAGGGAAGATCGCGGCGGCACTTTGCCACGGCGTAGCGATACTGAAATTCGCGAAGCTCTCGAATGGCGAGTATCTCGCAAAGGGCAAAACGGTCACGGGCTTTGCGAACGTTGAAGAAGACTTTGCCGACCGTGCCGTTTGGGACTACGGGATGCTTCCGGAAGGACAGCATATAATGCCCTGGCGGGTCGAGGACGCGATGAGAGAGATCGGGGCAAATTACATCCAGGCCGGACTGTGGCGAGGGTTTGCGGTTCGCGACGGTAATCTGATCACCGGCCAGCAGAACTTTTCGGGCAGCGAGACGGCCCGGCTGATAATGCAGGCACTTGGAGAATAACTATGAAAATAGCGATCATTGGGGCAGGAAATGTTGGAGCGACGCTGGGCCGTCGCTTTGTTGAAGTCGGGCACAACGTCACTTTCGGCGTAAATAAGCCTGCAGATTACAGCGACGGTCGATTGGCCGGGCCGGCGATGTCGGTTACCGATGCGGCGGCCGATGCAGATGCCATTCTGCTTGCGGTCCCGTACTCTGCAGCAAACGAAGTCCTCTCGCAATGCGGAGACCTTGAGGGCAAGATCGTCATCGATGCAACGAACCCTCTTGCGATGACCCCAAATGGGCTTGACCTCACGGTCGGTTTCACGAGTTCGGGTGCTGAGGAACTCGCGGCCGCTGCAGAAGGGGCAAGGGT
The DNA window shown above is from Chloracidobacterium sp. and carries:
- the nhaA gene encoding Na+/H+ antiporter NhaA, whose translation is MVKKRSVRLTEAFKDFFENERAGAIILIICTLISLTVANTAFGPSYLQFWQGYLGPLSVEHWVNDGLMAIFFLMIGLELEREIYAGELSDFRSALLPIFAAIGGVAVPALIHFGFNSGLPTQAGIGIPMATDIAFAIGVLALLGSRVPASLKVFLVALAVIDDLIAVIVIAVFYTSELSVGYLAASLGVLGLLVVINRLGMMSLIPYLILGAVAWLFMLKSGVHATIAGVLLAFTIPFTHKRDDADSPSYRLEHALHKPVVFFILPIFALANTGIVLTADWASDLTSPNSLGIILGLVTGKPFGITLLAFIAVMIGLCKLPLDLNWKHVFGAGMLGGIGFTMSIFITNLAFTGSADLINDSKMAILLASLTAGTLGFLFLKLFGQPNIDDVDMDTMDYEADNGEEQPA
- a CDS encoding glycosyl hydrolase translates to MLRLFLGLCILALAMTAEAQWIKQSVNTTASFRGLSVVNEKIVWASGTGGTVIKTIDGGKTWTVMTVPGAEKLDFRDIEAFDANTAYILSIGNGDASRIYKTTDGGKTWELQFTNKDEKAFYDAIACWDRNNCIAMSDPVNEFYQLIVTKDGGKNWTFTGPDKMPRAKAGEAAFAASGTCLIVNGKTDVFLATGGSDARVFRSNDRGLSWFVADTPITRGSPGGGIFSVAFRNELHGTAVGGNYEKPTEATYNLAFTRDGGKTWYSGEGLSGYRSAVAYIDSTTIIAVGTNGTDISRDRGAKWKKIGDENLNSVASKGPRAVWAVGPAGAVYRLSS
- a CDS encoding TIGR01777 family protein yields the protein MKIIIPGGSGQVGRALASAFHQDGHEVVVLARSPAKSNWKSVKWNGKSLGPWKDEIDGSDVVINLAGRSVNCRYNEANRRLIMDSRIDSTRIIGESISQASTPPKVWLQSSTATIYAHSFDHPNDDVTGTLGGSEPDAPDTWRFSIDVAKSWERVANQADTPNTRKILMRSAMIMGPARGGIFDTMLGIVRFGLGGTAGSGRQYISWIHEVDFIRAVYWLIEHDEFSGPVNIASPNPLPNREFMQIFREAWGTRFGLPAFEWQLALGAFLMRTETELILKSRRVVPKLMTDSGFTFEFPEWKYACRDLCSRWRKENQ
- the serA gene encoding phosphoglycerate dehydrogenase; translation: MLATKTSYPKAKIKILLLENISDAAVHELEAAGYTQIERLGGAISEEELIKAVKGVHLIGIRSKARITKAVLDAADKLIAIGAFCIGVNQIDLRTAAEKGIAVFNAPHANTRSVAELIIGLCVMLIRRIPDKNAAAHDGTWMKDAKGSFELRGKTLGIIGYGNIGSQVSIMAEAMGMHVIYHDIATKLPHGNAKPIRDLKEMLRQSDIVTLHVPSDATTHNMINAETLKAMKKGSILLNYARGDVVDLPALKKALLSGKLIGAAVDVFPEEPEKNGDHFDCILQNLSNVILTPHIGGSTEEAQSNIGLDVTAKLIKYLDLGTSEGSHTVPPVNLPPQSGTHRILHIHRNIPGVLGEINSRLSAHGINIVGQYLNTSPEIGYVILDVESKLSKEAFELLKDVQGTVRVRMVY
- a CDS encoding helix-turn-helix transcriptional regulator; the encoded protein is MIVWRTAAYTIQIVSMKKDCDDNSKGFCPVEASLEMLSGKWKGRILWKLYNTPTMRFGELRRSLGSITEKMLAQQLRELESLGLIKRHIYREVPPKVEYSLTEFGKTLGPILDKFAEWGVAHLKKVRSLAKSA
- a CDS encoding type 1 glutamine amidotransferase domain-containing protein, whose product is MSLKNANVVNASKPKRVAMVIANQAMSDTTGWPVGFWWSELTHPYFEFTEKGYEVEIFSPAGGKCVADAMSDPRDPSGYSASDLITMGFIHTPALAELVENTKSVGEISVDDFDAIVIAGGQSPMFTFEADETLCSKFVEFYEAGKIAAALCHGVAILKFAKLSNGEYLAKGKTVTGFANVEEDFADRAVWDYGMLPEGQHIMPWRVEDAMREIGANYIQAGLWRGFAVRDGNLITGQQNFSGSETARLIMQALGE
- a CDS encoding NAD(P)-binding domain-containing protein, translating into MKIAIIGAGNVGATLGRRFVEVGHNVTFGVNKPADYSDGRLAGPAMSVTDAAADADAILLAVPYSAANEVLSQCGDLEGKIVIDATNPLAMTPNGLDLTVGFTSSGAEELAAAAEGARVVKCFNQTGFANMATPGGSMMFVCGDDAEAIETVRKLAADIGFDAISIGGLARARLLEPLAMLWIHLSATTDLKREFAFKIVRAA